The proteins below come from a single Aegilops tauschii subsp. strangulata cultivar AL8/78 chromosome 6, Aet v6.0, whole genome shotgun sequence genomic window:
- the LOC141025960 gene encoding uncharacterized protein — MWFEVVDLESPYHALLGQPALANFMAVPHYAYLKMKMPGPKGIITIADDYQKSLACVAASSRLTESLVIAEEKRLLDRMVAMAGEKPDMPSDPKDTEAQGSFPPAKETKKIALDPTHPERFAVISSNLDNK; from the coding sequence ATGTGGTTCGAGGTGGTTGATCTGGAAAGCCCCTACCATGCGCTCTTGGGCCAACCAGCACTCGCCAATTTCATGGCAGTACCGCACTACGcatacctcaagatgaagatgccgggtccCAAGGGCATCATCACCATTGCCGACGACTACCAGAAGTCGCTCGCGTgcgtcgctgctagcagtcggCTGACCGAGTCCCTCGTCATTGCCGAAGAAAAGCGCCTCCTTGACCGGATGGTGGCAATGGCCGGCGAGAAGCCAGACATGCCATCCGACCCCAAGGACACGGAGGCTCAGGGCTCCTTCCCGCCTGCCAAAGAAACCAAGAAGATTGCCTTGGATCCTACGCACCcagagaggtttgctgtcataaGCTCAAACCTCGACAACAAATAG